One window from the genome of Rickettsiella endosymbiont of Xylota segnis encodes:
- the mutM gene encoding bifunctional DNA-formamidopyrimidine glycosylase/DNA-(apurinic or apyrimidinic site) lyase: protein MPELPEVETTLRGIRAPIQNQIIQKFLIRRPSLRWPIPSQDLQQLVGLRITQVTRRGKYLCMATAQGNIIIHLGMSGRLRILHECVTPGKHDHVDILLNNGTLLRFTDPRRFGALLYTNEDPKWHPLLKNLGVEPLSRQFSAFYLKQKLANKQLPIKSAIMDQRIVVGVGNIYASEALFMAKINPLKPARTLLLCDLKLLVSAIKAILRLAIKQGGSTLKDFLNSEGKPGYFTQHLNVYGRAGLPCLQCQSTLQLARIGQRSSVYCQQCQR, encoded by the coding sequence ATGCCTGAATTGCCTGAAGTTGAAACCACGTTGCGAGGTATACGAGCCCCAATACAAAATCAAATTATACAAAAATTTTTGATTCGTCGACCTAGTTTGCGTTGGCCTATACCTTCTCAGGATTTACAGCAATTAGTCGGTCTCAGAATTACGCAAGTTACCCGCCGTGGTAAATATCTTTGTATGGCTACTGCACAAGGTAACATCATTATCCATCTTGGTATGTCGGGTCGTCTGCGGATCTTGCATGAATGTGTTACTCCGGGTAAACACGATCATGTCGATATTCTTCTGAATAATGGCACCCTACTCCGTTTTACCGATCCGCGTCGGTTTGGCGCATTGCTGTATACCAATGAAGATCCTAAATGGCACCCATTGCTAAAAAATTTGGGTGTTGAACCACTTAGCCGCCAGTTTTCTGCATTCTATTTAAAACAAAAATTGGCCAATAAACAGCTACCAATCAAATCGGCAATTATGGATCAGCGCATTGTGGTAGGTGTGGGTAATATATATGCCAGTGAAGCGTTATTTATGGCTAAAATAAATCCCTTGAAGCCTGCTAGAACATTATTGCTTTGCGATTTAAAGCTATTAGTCAGTGCTATTAAAGCTATTTTACGTTTAGCAATTAAACAAGGGGGTAGTACTTTAAAAGATTTTTTAAATAGTGAAGGGAAACCTGGATATTTTACGCAACACTTAAACGTGTATGGTCGTGCTGGACTTCCCTGTTTACAATGTCAATCTACACTACAACTTGCACGTATTGGCCAACGCAGTAGCGTGTATTGTCAACAATGCCAGCGTTAA